The following proteins come from a genomic window of Enterococcus gilvus ATCC BAA-350:
- a CDS encoding IS3 family transposase codes for MKCIQRSTRRQKIQSIVIKKFKVGKPAKILLKNYQNLLKQDFSTTRLNQKWVADITYIHTLDDGWCYLSTIKDLHSRKIIGYHFDRNMTTVIVGKALEDAVSNRNVENGLILHTDLGSQYTSNEYKERLKELTITHSYSLKGCPYDNAGIESFHALLKKEYVYQRPTYQTFEEARRQIFSYVQGFHNNRRIHSALAYLSPVEFEKKILAA; via the coding sequence ATGAAATGTATTCAGAGATCAACGAGGCGTCAAAAGATCCAATCTATTGTCATTAAGAAATTCAAAGTAGGTAAGCCTGCCAAGATACTCTTGAAAAACTATCAAAATTTATTGAAACAAGATTTTTCCACTACTAGGTTGAATCAGAAATGGGTAGCTGATATCACATACATCCATACGTTAGACGATGGATGGTGCTATCTTTCAACTATCAAGGACCTTCATTCAAGAAAAATTATCGGTTATCACTTTGATCGTAATATGACGACTGTTATTGTAGGAAAAGCCCTTGAGGACGCTGTTTCAAATAGAAATGTTGAAAATGGGCTGATTTTGCATACCGATTTAGGGTCGCAGTATACAAGTAATGAATATAAAGAACGGCTGAAAGAATTAACTATCACCCATTCCTACAGCCTTAAAGGCTGTCCCTACGATAACGCAGGAATTGAATCATTCCATGCATTATTGAAGAAAGAATATGTGTACCAACGACCAACATATCAAACTTTTGAAGAAGCAAGGCGACAAATTTTCAGTTACGTTCAAGGATTTCATAACAACCGCAGAATTCACAGTGCTTTAGCCTATCTGTCTCCGGTTGAATTTGAGAAAAAGATACTGGCTGCTTAA
- a CDS encoding helix-turn-helix domain-containing protein — protein sequence MEELDAAKIGKRIRELRKIKKLTQEKLAEISGVSVVLIGTLETKGRNISIETLVKLLDGLNVSFIEFFSAFESTENDTANLIELLSRSNNKKDYIDVFTKILKMESSDI from the coding sequence AATTAGAGAGTTACGGAAAATAAAAAAATTGACTCAAGAAAAGTTAGCTGAAATATCAGGAGTAAGCGTTGTATTAATTGGAACACTTGAAACTAAAGGAAGAAATATCTCTATTGAAACATTAGTTAAATTACTTGATGGACTAAATGTTAGCTTTATTGAATTTTTTTCTGCTTTCGAGTCAACTGAAAATGACACAGCAAACTTGATTGAATTACTTTCACGATCAAACAATAAAAAGGACTATATAGATGTATTTACCAAAATATTGAAAATGGAATCTAGTGATATTTGA